The Anopheles gambiae chromosome 2, idAnoGambNW_F1_1, whole genome shotgun sequence genomic sequence tacaaaaaaagaatctaTACACCCTTTTCACTCTCGTTACTACCACTAAAGTATAGAACATCCGGCGTATCAAACACCAAACCTAAATACGCTCGGTTCGTTTAGGATCCTTTTGCGGAACATCCGTAACGTATGTCCGATTTTTCACCAaattttaaggaaaaaaaaaacaataaatcaagCACACCTCGTGACACCTTTTGTAGTGAAACAATCTCTATTCTACTAACCTCATGCTATCCTCTCACTTTTTACtacgaaacagaaaaaaacaaaccttcgACATTTACTCTTATGCTCTTCTATCTCATCCTCTCTATATCCTTACACGTAAGTGTTAGTAGAAAGACAAGGAAGACACAAAGGTACTCCCCTAGCACTAACACTGTCGCAGAGTATTCGGGCAACTTATAACTAAAGCACGCTCTATACGCCGTAAGCAAATTGCTGTCTGATTGTTATggatatttccataccgttggATGGGTAGCATTTGCCTGAAAAGcatacaaacaaaagaaaaaagtatATACCTAAAAAattagaaggaaaaaaatacaaaatttgtAGAACagaaaattgaagaaaaaactaaaccaaacTCAACACCTATCTAAAGAAATCCTTATCGAATTTGGACGTGTTCAGAAAACAAACcttcaaaacaacaacacaatgtAGTGAGACATTTCCAAAGACTTAGACAGCAACAGTTAGGTAGTGATCGATTTTCATTTCCAGTGTtttgtactactactactgctgctactacttctactactatTACCACTTCCACTATTACACAACTGTGCACACTCTGTATACTGTATAAGAAAAACCGCCTGGAGAAAACATCTTTTACCACCTGTTGGACCTTATCTTTGCTCAAACTCCAATTCAACAAGTAAAAacaactctctctctttcactacCCCTATATACCGATTCTATACCGATCGTTCAACCAATAATCCACAAAGCGGAGGAGAACTGGTTTTACTGGCTCCTTTTCTCTGCAAACGACATCAACCCTTTAAAGTAAAAATGTCAATTTTAGCCTCCTCCCTCCGGTCGAGTAGCAGCAAgtaacaaaaagggaaaaccaaACCCCAAATGCATAATCTACACACTCAGCattagcaacaaaacaaaacgcaagtAAACCACGAAGCACAAAACCACATCCCACCACCAAATTAGGCTACGACGGAGCGAACGAGGGAAGAAAGACGAACAAATTTATCactaaatatataaatatactaACGGACACAACCTGCAATTATGTTAGGTTTCTCCCGAAACGATTTATCGTCGTTCAAGCGTGTTGAATGAATCGATCGTGCGATAttcaaaacatgcaaaagaAGTTAACCAAATATACTAAAACCTTCAAAACAGGAAACACGttccaaacagcaaacaaaaaacacgcagACAACCATTAAAAGAATAGATaggaacaaacaaacggatATGAGCGAAAGAAACGGAATAAAAACAAGGAGAAGTTATGAAAAGTGTTTCGAAATGATAATCAAATGTGTTGACAAAAatgacagaaaaaaacacaaaaaaatatattaaacaaatatgtaAGACCAATGATGAGAGTCACGTGTTACCGGAGCATTCGAATCTAAGGATGAAAGtgggaaaaaagaaggaaatgaaaacCGAACAGGAAGACGTGAAAGTGTTTACCGTGCACGAGAAAACTAAATGGATTTCAAACTGGCAAATCATACacaacaaacacgcacacacacaaaacacagagAGAAGCGTTATGATAACCCCGCAAGTTATAGATTGTAAGGGAGAGCATATATACAAAATAGGAGGCATTGtcgaaaaatatatttttaagcaGGAGCTGTAATTGAGAAAGCAACAAACTACAGAGTAGCTATAACGGAACACAAACCAGTAACAGTGCTACGTTCCAGCAGGAACAAAACTATAGAAAACAATGGGAAAAGCAcgaacataaaacaaacaacctaaagagaaagaaaaacaaaacagaggaAGCGCGAAAGataatgcgtgtgtgtatgttacaACAATTGAACTTCTGCATAGAACATGAGTTAATAGAAAAAGAGAaactaaaaacagaaaacaaaaaagtaaatcGTACGCAAGATAACAACAAATTAAAAGACTTACTACTTATTAGTATAGCGTGGAAATATTACTAGAATcaagtatatatatatacacacattaaaaattataatggTCATTGATTCTTTCAAAAAGAtatataaaaatgaaaatcgcAAAACAACTAACTAAGTAAGCAAAcaagaaatttaaaatgattatGTACCTACACTACATGCGCAAATGCATGATGGGGGGCATGGGCAGCAaagtaaacacacaaacacacacaaaacaaacaaacaaacccacaaTTGTTGAGAGGACAAGGGCAGCCAGGGCAACCTTGCAACGGGAACAACACAACCTGGATTGTAATACTGCGCCAGACcgaacagaagaagaaaaaaaactgttgcaATTTAagtgaaaagaagaaaaaccgtGTCCCgtttttgtgagtgttttctttcctctgGCTGCATCCGAAATTCggtaattattaattatttgtattattttgcatTGATTCGTTTTCATTGTTCTGTTTTATTGGAAAGagttgagtgtgtgtatgtgttttatataaaaaaataataatcatataTGGAAAATAAATGTATCAAAAAGTGGATTGCCTCCCCGGTACGTACTGAAACCGCTAGTCGAGACAGGTCGCTTTCCGCAGCACGAGATTGATGTCCATCAGTGGAAAGTTCTGCAGCAGCTTCACGTTGTTGGCGAAGTCGTTCTCTAATATTTGTTCCCGCAGCAAGCTGTCAAGAGAGTAaagttaaaaatgattttcctttcAAGAAGGTACGACGGCTCCCTGCGACTCCCACACTCACAGTATCATAGCGCAGCATATTTTGATCAGAAAATCGTACCGCTTGTCGTCGGCAAACACCGAGTCCCAGATGCGCAGCACGTCTGGGAGCGGGAATTCCTGCGACAGCAGCAACGTGAGCCACCGGAAGCTGTAGTACTGCGGGTACAGCTCCTGATCCCGCAACCGTTCCCACACTTCGGCATCCTGCTCGTGCAGCAGGTTGGACAGCTTCGCCATCATGCCCTTGATGCCGCCCTCGGATTCGTCGAGCGTTTTGATGAAAAAGTCCCGTATCTCACTCATCAGCGCGgtgaagcagaagaagcagtcCGCCTCGGCGTACCGGCGATACTCGAGGTGCGGATCGGACGCGAACACGTAGTAGATGGGCCCGATGATTTCGTTCATGCCCTGCACGTACCCCTGGCCGGGGTTAAGCTTAGCGTATAGGAACAGTATCCGTTCGACCACCTCCCAGTGTGCCTCCTGGCCGGCATCCATCGCTTCGTAGCTTTCCGTCGCCCGTTTCGTGATGAGATTGATCTACAAAAGGATGGGAAGATGGGTGAGATGCCTGTGTTTCAGACCGACTAGCTGCGTTTGCGTTAGTTAGACCTACTTGCTTTTTGAGCGTCGTGGTTTTTTTGTGAGGGAAAACAACAGACGATGTTAGTTAGTTAACTCACTTGGAAAGGATTGTTAAGTAACGTTGATTaacgtatttaaaaaaaaaaacaacacaaaagcccGGTTGTTTCTGCTTACCTTGGTCATACCGACACCTTTCCGCTCCACGTTGGCGGAACTGAGCGTCGTGGGAGCGACTCGCACGTGCAGCTTTCGCTCGCGCTCCTTCACAAACTCGCACGGGAACTCGGTCGCCTGCTGGAAGAAGGAAATGTCGGGACAGAGCCGCCTCACGTCCTTGTCGATCTGTAGCAGCACCTCATTGTCCCTGAAGAACGTGCTCCAATTGCTTTCCGGACCGTCGCTCAGCGGATGATCGATACATTCCGGGCCATCCTGTTCGCCGGGCGAAATTACCATTTCCTCTGGAAAGAAAAGCAGCGTGTTtcagcgtgaaaaaaaac encodes the following:
- the LOC1276409 gene encoding TBC1 domain family member 13; its protein translation is MSLYKIRVADLENILEQDEIDLKVLRSFCFNGIPDCNGFRALCWKLLLGYLNPKKSTWPAKLTKQRELYKQFVKEMVISPGEQDGPECIDHPLSDGPESNWSTFFRDNEVLLQIDKDVRRLCPDISFFQQATEFPCEFVKERERKLHVRVAPTTLSSANVERKGVGMTKINLITKRATESYEAMDAGQEAHWEVVERILFLYAKLNPGQGYVQGMNEIIGPIYYVFASDPHLEYRRYAEADCFFCFTALMSEIRDFFIKTLDESEGGIKGMMAKLSNLLHEQDAEVWERLRDQELYPQYYSFRWLTLLLSQEFPLPDVLRIWDSVFADDKRYDFLIKICCAMILLLREQILENDFANNVKLLQNFPLMDINLVLRKATCLD